A region from the Aegilops tauschii subsp. strangulata cultivar AL8/78 chromosome 5, Aet v6.0, whole genome shotgun sequence genome encodes:
- the LOC109770493 gene encoding uncharacterized protein, translating to MGSSASLCLVITLLAFYFFVPSNAIPLSRVQRLVPLQHAGEQVPWVEENTPKPKMDMGRVIPEDDAVNVGARMALETQDYAPSGPNNHHKPPGWN from the exons ATGGGGAGCTCAGCATCCCTCTGCCTAGTTATCACCTTGCTGGCATTCTACTTCTTTGTTCCCTCCAACGCTATACCCCTCTCAA GAGTGCAGAGACTGGTGCCCTTGCAACATGCCGGTGAGCAGGTGCCATGGGTCGAAGAAAACACTCCTAAGCCAAAG ATGGACATGGGTAGAGTGATCCCAGAAGATGACGCGGTGAACGTCGGTGCAAGGATGGCTCTGGAGACGCAGGACTACGCGCCCTCTGGCCCGAACAACCACCACAAGCCACCGGGTTGGAACTGA